The Astatotilapia calliptera chromosome 14, fAstCal1.2, whole genome shotgun sequence genome includes a region encoding these proteins:
- the lim2.3 gene encoding lens intrinsic membrane protein 2.3: MYSFMGGGLFCAGVGNILLIVSTATDYWMQYRHSSNYMHQGLWRYCVPGKCMTHTDSIAYWDATRAFMILSLLACFIGIVIGVMAFIHYSSFDGFDKTFAAGILFFISCFFVLLAMAVYTGVTVNYYGKRYGSWRFSWSYIMGWVAVVLTFFSGIFYMCAYRMHECPRNSNSR; encoded by the exons ATGTACAGCTTCATGGGAGGTGGGTTGTTCTGTGCCGGAGTTGGAAACATACTCCTCATTGTCTCCACGGCAACTGACTACTGGATGCAGTATCGGCACTCCAGCAATTACAtgcaccagggcctgtggcggTACTGTGTGCCTGGGAAATGCATGACACATACAGACAGTATTG CATACTGGGATGCCACCCGGGCCTTCATGATCCTTTCCCTGCTGGCTTGTTTCATTGGCATTGTGATTGGCGTCATGGCCTTCATCCACTACTCCTCCTTCGACGGGTTTGACAAGACATTTGCAGCTGGCATCCTCTTCTTTATCTCCT GCTTCTTTGTGTTGCTGGCGATGGCTGTGTACACAGGGGTGACGGTGAACTACTACGGCAAACGTTATGGCAGCTGGCGATTCTCCTGGTCCTATATAATGGGCTGGGTGGCAGTGGTGCTCACGTTCTTCTCAG GTATCTTCTACATGTGTGCCTACCGGATGCACGAATGCCCAAGAAACTCTAACTCGCGCTGA